In a single window of the Tellurirhabdus bombi genome:
- a CDS encoding phospho-sugar mutase: MSTAIDSSTQEKIDRWLNGNYDADTKAAIQKLIDGNESTELIDSFYKDLEFGTGGLRGLIGIGSNRMNRYTVGAATQGLANYLNQAFTGEAIKVAIAHDSRRMSPEFARIAANIFSANGIEVYLFSELRPTPELSFAIRQLGCQSGIVVTASHNPPEYNGYKAYWNDGGQVVAPHDKNIITEVNKITSIDDVKFEGDPSKIHEILEEIDSVYVERIKSNAVNPDVIARQKDLNIVYTPIHGTGITLVPRVLKALGFEQVSIVEEQATPDGNFPTVVYPNPEERDAMRLALEKAEAINADLVMATDPDADRVGAGARNHHGNFELLNGNQMASLIIYYLLRAWKDAGKLTGKEFVAKTIVTTDLIDKMCETYGVTCYNTLTGFKYIAQVIRELEGQQQFIGGGEESYGYLIGDFVRDKDAIASCAMIAELTAYAKDKGLSLFDLLMEMYQEYGFYYEGLVSITKKGKSGAEEIQQMMADFRSNPPKEIAGSAVVRVDDYKALTRKNLQTGETTAIESGKLGIESSNVLQFFTADGSKISARPSGTEPKIKFYVGVSEPLSNKEDFDAVYTQLKEKVQKVAADLGL; the protein is encoded by the coding sequence ATGTCTACTGCGATTGACTCCTCTACGCAAGAAAAAATAGACCGTTGGCTAAACGGTAATTACGATGCTGATACCAAAGCGGCGATTCAAAAATTAATTGATGGTAACGAGTCAACAGAACTAATTGATTCTTTCTACAAGGATCTGGAGTTTGGAACCGGTGGATTGCGGGGCCTCATTGGCATTGGTTCCAACCGCATGAACCGCTATACGGTCGGTGCAGCCACGCAGGGATTGGCCAACTACCTGAATCAGGCGTTTACGGGCGAAGCCATCAAAGTAGCCATTGCGCACGATAGCCGCCGGATGAGCCCGGAATTTGCCCGGATCGCCGCCAATATTTTCTCGGCCAACGGCATTGAGGTTTATCTGTTCTCCGAACTGCGGCCAACGCCGGAATTGTCATTTGCCATCCGTCAGCTGGGTTGCCAGAGCGGTATCGTGGTGACTGCTTCGCACAACCCGCCGGAATATAACGGCTACAAAGCGTACTGGAACGACGGTGGTCAGGTGGTAGCGCCACACGACAAAAACATCATTACCGAAGTCAACAAAATTACGTCGATTGACGACGTCAAGTTTGAAGGCGATCCGTCGAAGATTCACGAAATTCTGGAGGAAATCGATTCGGTATACGTCGAGCGGATCAAATCAAATGCCGTCAATCCAGACGTAATTGCCCGGCAGAAAGACCTGAACATTGTTTATACACCGATTCACGGAACAGGTATTACGCTGGTGCCGCGCGTGCTGAAAGCGCTGGGTTTTGAGCAGGTTTCTATCGTTGAGGAACAGGCTACGCCCGACGGTAATTTCCCAACGGTGGTTTACCCGAACCCCGAAGAGCGCGATGCCATGCGTCTGGCGTTGGAAAAAGCCGAAGCCATCAACGCGGATCTGGTCATGGCGACCGACCCCGATGCCGACCGCGTTGGTGCCGGAGCGCGGAACCACCACGGTAATTTTGAGTTGCTGAACGGCAACCAGATGGCCAGCCTGATTATCTATTACCTGCTTCGGGCCTGGAAAGATGCCGGGAAACTGACGGGTAAGGAATTTGTTGCCAAGACGATTGTGACCACGGATCTCATCGATAAAATGTGCGAAACATATGGCGTTACGTGCTACAACACGCTGACGGGCTTTAAATACATCGCACAAGTTATTCGTGAGCTGGAAGGGCAGCAGCAGTTTATTGGCGGTGGTGAAGAAAGCTACGGGTATCTGATCGGTGATTTCGTTCGCGATAAAGATGCAATTGCTTCCTGCGCCATGATTGCTGAACTGACTGCTTACGCCAAAGACAAAGGGCTGAGCCTGTTCGACTTGTTAATGGAAATGTATCAGGAATATGGCTTCTACTACGAAGGACTAGTCTCCATTACCAAGAAAGGTAAAAGCGGGGCAGAAGAAATTCAGCAGATGATGGCTGATTTCCGCAGCAATCCGCCGAAGGAAATTGCTGGTTCGGCGGTGGTTCGGGTTGATGATTATAAGGCCTTGACCCGCAAAAATCTCCAAACGGGCGAAACGACAGCCATTGAATCTGGAAAATTAGGTATCGAATCATCCAACGTATTGCAGTTCTTCACGGCAGACGGATCGAAAATTTCAGCGCGTCCTTCCGGTACGGAGCCGAAAATCAAGTTCTACGTGGGCGTTAGCGAGCCTTTGTCTAACAAGGAGGATTTTGATGCAGTATATACTCAATTGAAAGAGAAGGTACAGAAAGTAGCTGCTGATTTGGGTTTATAA
- a CDS encoding helix-turn-helix domain-containing protein, translating to MPIIVNVDVMMARRKMSLTELAEKVGITLANLSILKTGKAKAIRFETLEALCKALNCQPGDLLEYVEEPAEPVEQA from the coding sequence ATGCCCATAATTGTAAACGTTGATGTCATGATGGCCCGGCGAAAAATGTCGCTTACGGAATTAGCCGAAAAAGTTGGCATCACCCTGGCCAACTTGTCGATCCTGAAAACCGGAAAAGCCAAGGCCATCCGCTTCGAAACGCTGGAAGCCCTCTGCAAAGCCCTGAACTGCCAGCCGGGCGACCTGCTGGAATACGTTGAAGAGCCCGCCGAGCCGGTTGAGCAGGCATAA
- a CDS encoding SusC/RagA family TonB-linked outer membrane protein — protein MLTWLLALSAWAQDRKITGSVSDGAEKSPLPGVNILVKGTQIGASTGSDGQFTLNVPAGRDILTVSAIGFVTQEVALGNRTNLAVALVADTKTLTEVIVTGYGAQSKRDITGAVATVDMKEALKVPATNVAQALQGRVAGVTIGNDNSPGGGVMVRIRGFGTINDNSPLYVIDGVPTKGNLNTLNPNDIESLQVLKDASAASIYGARAGNGVVIITTKKGKSGKPKLTYDAYYGTQRPGKFPDLLNTQEYASLVWESRRNAGNLVNGNPKHAQFGNGATPVIPDYVFPDGAMEGDPRLAKDANGNYANYTTNVDGSDFKKTQWLITKANKEGTNWFDEIFASAPIQNHQIGVSGGNENGRYAMSANYFNQEGIMRYTYYKRYSIRANTEFNVSKRIRVGENLQIAYGERVGGGNSTQSITANNNESNAVSFAYRIQPIIPVYDVAGNFAGTKGGDLDNARNPVALLYRNKDNVGKEMRLFGNAYAEVDILKNLTAKTSFGVDYNIYNIRAYTPRDIESSEAATANSMFARNEFSYNWTWYNTLAYNGEINSDIRYNLLVGTEAIKNNFEFFRADRSKFANDDLYNRYLDAGNAGTQTNSGGGSDWRLASEFAKASFSLFDKYLIDGTIRRDRSSRFAKVNRVAYFPAVSVGWRISQENFLKPVTWVNDIKLRAAYGQTGNQEIGNYNSYLIYGTSPTTAFYDLNGSRTSSIQGYELQQFGNANAKWETTTSVDFGVDASLFKGKLDVTFDWFNRVTSDALFPVEVQYTQGQATNPFQNIASFRNRGVELGLNHNGALMNGDFTYSVGANISTYRNLVTRTDGNPSTQYFGFTPRIPAMTVTQQGYPISSFFGYVIDGIFQTDEEAAQAPVQFGGGLNNKAGQFHFRDLNKDGIINASDRQVIGNPHPKFAYGLNLNVGYKNFNLTIFGQGVYGNQIFNYNRYWTDFQTFAGNRSRRMLEDSWRPGKTDAKLPQLRSNDNISSNPSTYYLEPGSYLRVKNIQLSYNLPKGLMSRLGLSNAMVYVQGQNLFTATKYSGLDPEVNLRDSGGTGNDRHIGVDEGAYPVSKSMLVGLNLAF, from the coding sequence ATGTTGACATGGCTGTTAGCTTTATCAGCCTGGGCACAGGATCGGAAAATTACAGGGAGTGTATCGGACGGTGCGGAGAAAAGTCCGCTGCCAGGAGTCAACATTCTCGTAAAAGGTACTCAGATTGGCGCGTCTACGGGTTCAGACGGTCAGTTTACATTAAACGTTCCGGCAGGGCGGGACATTTTGACGGTATCGGCCATTGGCTTTGTTACCCAGGAGGTAGCCTTGGGAAACCGAACGAATTTGGCGGTTGCGCTGGTAGCGGATACAAAAACGTTGACCGAAGTAATCGTAACTGGTTATGGTGCCCAGTCCAAGCGCGACATAACGGGAGCGGTAGCCACAGTCGATATGAAGGAAGCGCTGAAGGTTCCGGCTACCAATGTTGCGCAGGCTCTGCAAGGCCGCGTAGCCGGGGTGACCATCGGCAATGATAACTCACCGGGCGGGGGCGTTATGGTGCGGATTCGCGGATTTGGGACCATCAACGATAACTCACCGCTCTACGTAATTGACGGCGTTCCGACCAAAGGAAACCTGAATACGCTGAATCCCAACGATATTGAGTCACTACAGGTCTTGAAAGATGCCTCCGCAGCCTCTATTTACGGAGCACGGGCCGGGAATGGGGTGGTAATCATTACGACAAAAAAAGGAAAGTCAGGCAAGCCTAAACTGACCTATGATGCCTACTACGGCACCCAGCGGCCCGGCAAATTCCCAGACTTGCTGAACACCCAGGAATACGCCAGTTTAGTGTGGGAGTCGCGCCGGAACGCGGGTAACCTGGTTAACGGCAACCCGAAACACGCGCAGTTTGGCAATGGAGCTACACCGGTAATTCCCGATTATGTTTTCCCGGATGGCGCAATGGAAGGCGATCCCCGGTTGGCTAAAGATGCCAACGGAAACTACGCGAACTACACCACAAACGTGGACGGCTCTGACTTCAAAAAAACGCAATGGCTGATTACCAAAGCCAACAAAGAAGGGACAAACTGGTTTGACGAAATTTTCGCTTCGGCTCCGATTCAGAACCACCAGATTGGTGTATCAGGAGGCAACGAAAATGGCCGCTATGCCATGTCAGCGAATTACTTCAATCAGGAGGGAATTATGCGGTATACATACTATAAGCGCTATTCCATCCGGGCCAATACGGAGTTCAACGTATCAAAGCGCATTCGGGTAGGAGAAAACTTGCAGATTGCTTACGGAGAACGCGTTGGTGGGGGTAATTCTACTCAGAGTATTACAGCCAATAACAACGAAAGTAATGCTGTTTCTTTCGCGTATCGGATTCAGCCCATCATTCCTGTGTATGACGTTGCGGGTAATTTTGCCGGAACTAAAGGCGGTGACCTCGATAATGCCCGTAACCCGGTTGCCCTCCTGTATCGCAACAAAGACAACGTGGGAAAAGAAATGCGACTTTTCGGCAATGCTTACGCCGAGGTTGACATCCTGAAAAACCTGACCGCTAAAACTAGCTTTGGGGTTGATTACAACATTTATAACATTCGCGCCTATACACCCCGTGATATTGAGTCGTCGGAGGCTGCCACTGCCAACTCTATGTTTGCCCGGAATGAGTTCAGTTACAACTGGACCTGGTATAACACACTGGCATACAACGGCGAAATCAATTCCGACATTCGCTATAACTTGTTGGTCGGTACGGAAGCCATCAAAAACAATTTTGAGTTTTTCCGGGCTGATCGGAGCAAATTTGCTAACGATGATCTGTACAATCGCTACCTGGATGCCGGTAATGCTGGTACGCAGACTAACAGCGGTGGCGGTTCTGACTGGCGATTAGCGTCGGAATTTGCGAAAGCCAGCTTTTCTTTATTTGACAAGTATCTGATTGATGGAACCATTCGCCGTGACCGTTCGTCGCGTTTTGCCAAAGTAAATCGGGTGGCTTACTTCCCGGCGGTGTCCGTGGGCTGGCGTATTTCGCAGGAAAACTTCTTAAAACCAGTTACCTGGGTAAATGACATAAAATTGCGGGCTGCTTACGGCCAAACGGGTAATCAGGAAATTGGTAACTACAACTCCTATCTGATTTACGGAACAAGCCCAACCACGGCTTTCTATGACTTAAATGGGTCGCGGACTTCATCTATTCAGGGATACGAATTACAGCAATTTGGTAACGCCAACGCCAAGTGGGAAACTACAACGTCGGTAGACTTTGGGGTGGATGCTTCCTTGTTCAAAGGTAAACTGGACGTAACATTCGACTGGTTCAATCGGGTGACTTCCGACGCTTTGTTCCCGGTTGAGGTGCAGTATACGCAAGGTCAGGCGACCAACCCGTTCCAGAACATTGCGTCGTTCCGGAACCGTGGTGTCGAGTTGGGCCTGAACCACAACGGAGCCCTGATGAATGGGGACTTTACTTATAGCGTTGGGGCCAATATCTCAACCTACCGTAATCTGGTAACGCGCACGGATGGAAACCCATCCACCCAGTATTTCGGCTTCACGCCACGGATTCCGGCCATGACGGTGACGCAGCAGGGTTATCCAATCTCGTCTTTCTTTGGGTATGTCATTGATGGTATTTTCCAGACAGACGAAGAAGCGGCGCAGGCACCGGTGCAGTTTGGCGGGGGCTTGAACAACAAAGCGGGGCAGTTCCATTTCCGCGATCTTAACAAGGACGGCATCATCAACGCCAGCGACCGTCAGGTGATCGGCAATCCACACCCGAAATTTGCTTACGGCCTAAATCTGAATGTAGGTTACAAAAACTTTAACCTGACGATTTTCGGCCAGGGTGTATACGGTAACCAGATTTTCAACTACAACCGGTACTGGACTGATTTCCAGACGTTCGCCGGTAATCGTAGCCGCCGCATGCTGGAAGATTCATGGCGCCCCGGCAAAACCGACGCCAAGCTGCCGCAGCTTCGTTCGAACGACAATATCAGTTCCAACCCATCAACGTACTACCTGGAGCCAGGCTCGTACCTGCGGGTGAAAAATATCCAGCTATCGTATAACCTGCCAAAAGGATTGATGTCGCGTTTAGGCCTAAGCAACGCAATGGTTTACGTACAGGGTCAAAACTTATTCACCGCGACGAAATACTCCGGTCTGGATCCAGAAGTTAACCTGCGTGATTCAGGAGGAACGGGCAACGACCGCCATATTGGTGTGGACGAAGGGGCATATCCAGTTTCTAAATCCATGTTGGTCGGCCTGAATCTGGCTTTTTAA
- the tsaD gene encoding tRNA (adenosine(37)-N6)-threonylcarbamoyltransferase complex transferase subunit TsaD, producing MIILAIESSCDETSAAICVNGKIQSNVVATQLVHEQYGGVVPELASRAHQQRIVPVVEQALADAKIQKNALSAVAFTRGPGLLGALLVGASFAKALALALDIPLIEVNHMQAHVLAHFIEAPEPKFPFLCLTVSGGHTQIVLVRDHLSMEIIGQTGDDAVGEAFDKTAKLLNLPYPGGPLIDRYAQQGNPLAFKFPLVEMPGLDYSFSGIKTAILYFLRDQTKLNPAFIDENLADICASIQYTLVQILLTKLRRAARETGIREIALAGGVSANSGLRKALTEMGEKQGWNVYIPRFEYCTDNAAMIAMAAHFKYLKGDFTSQEVSPLPRMEF from the coding sequence ATGATTATTTTGGCAATTGAGTCGTCCTGCGATGAGACATCGGCGGCTATTTGTGTTAACGGTAAAATCCAATCGAATGTTGTAGCTACGCAACTCGTTCATGAACAGTATGGCGGTGTTGTGCCAGAATTGGCTTCGCGCGCGCACCAGCAACGAATTGTACCCGTGGTAGAACAGGCATTGGCCGATGCAAAGATACAAAAAAACGCGCTAAGTGCCGTGGCTTTCACGCGGGGGCCGGGTTTGCTGGGCGCTCTGCTGGTGGGTGCCTCGTTCGCCAAGGCGCTGGCACTGGCGCTGGACATTCCGCTGATTGAAGTGAACCACATGCAGGCGCACGTGCTGGCGCATTTTATTGAAGCCCCCGAACCTAAATTTCCGTTTCTGTGCCTGACCGTTAGCGGAGGACATACGCAGATTGTGCTGGTGCGCGATCACCTGAGCATGGAAATCATTGGGCAGACTGGCGATGATGCCGTAGGGGAGGCCTTTGACAAAACGGCCAAGCTCCTGAATCTACCCTATCCGGGCGGCCCCCTGATTGATCGGTATGCGCAGCAGGGAAACCCACTCGCGTTTAAGTTTCCATTGGTCGAAATGCCGGGCCTGGATTATTCATTTAGTGGCATTAAAACGGCAATTCTGTATTTTCTGCGCGATCAGACAAAGCTTAATCCCGCCTTTATTGACGAAAATCTAGCTGATATTTGTGCCAGCATTCAATACACCTTGGTTCAGATTTTATTGACCAAGTTACGGCGGGCGGCGCGGGAGACCGGAATCCGTGAAATTGCGCTGGCTGGGGGTGTATCGGCCAATTCCGGCTTGCGGAAAGCCCTGACCGAAATGGGCGAAAAACAAGGTTGGAACGTCTATATCCCCCGCTTTGAATACTGCACCGACAATGCGGCGATGATTGCGATGGCGGCTCATTTTAAGTACCTGAAAGGCGATTTTACATCGCAGGAAGTAAGCCCCCTGCCCCGCATGGAATTTTAA
- a CDS encoding DUF2975 domain-containing protein, translating to MKTSRLINFLRNVFSGLYYLTIGATLALLVVPTLLHWGQSEKEEGNARFTIDIPYRGILQADDHFSPGKSRLQISDHPSADLTVPNQQNEYNVEFQVSSFQEFLQLPRFVQAFVVFFFLLTVGGFLRVTYLLRRLFEDFSEGEVFSVIQIKRIKTLGWTLVGLFLLSSVFTNVNHYYLTRYLEEHNYEVFMPIGIPFVFPDNWLLPLTGLILLALSHIFLYGLTLQRETELTI from the coding sequence ATGAAAACCAGCCGTCTGATCAATTTTCTACGAAACGTTTTTTCAGGATTGTATTACCTGACCATCGGTGCCACACTCGCCCTTCTAGTCGTTCCTACTTTGCTTCATTGGGGCCAGAGCGAAAAGGAAGAGGGCAATGCCCGGTTTACCATCGACATACCTTACCGGGGTATTCTCCAGGCTGATGACCATTTTTCCCCTGGCAAATCCAGGCTACAGATTAGCGATCACCCAAGCGCTGACCTAACTGTACCAAACCAGCAGAATGAATACAATGTCGAGTTTCAGGTAAGCAGTTTTCAGGAGTTCTTGCAGCTTCCTCGCTTTGTTCAGGCCTTCGTGGTCTTCTTTTTTCTACTGACCGTGGGCGGCTTTCTACGGGTTACTTACCTACTTAGACGACTTTTCGAGGACTTTTCCGAAGGCGAGGTATTTAGCGTTATTCAGATAAAGCGGATCAAAACGCTGGGCTGGACGCTGGTTGGTCTGTTTCTGCTCAGTAGTGTCTTTACCAATGTCAACCATTACTACCTCACTCGCTATCTTGAAGAACACAATTACGAGGTTTTCATGCCCATCGGCATTCCATTCGTTTTCCCGGATAACTGGCTTCTGCCGCTGACTGGCCTAATCCTGCTAGCCTTAAGCCATATTTTTCTGTATGGTCTTACGTTGCAACGCGAAACCGAGCTAACGATCTAA
- a CDS encoding MOSC domain-containing protein: MPVLKEIRIYPIKSLGGIALSEAIVEERGFRYDRRWMLVTPEGKFLTQRTIFPMSLIDVALTDSSLRVWHRNEPANALEVPLDLMTTEILSVTVWDDTILANVVSAEADQWFSHVLGFPCRLVRMPETTHRTADQDYAQPGDVVSFADGYPYLMIGASSLEELNRRIPEELSMTRFRPNLIIEGSQPHEEDTWSRFSIGDIAFRGVKPCARCVLTTIDPATGEKGKEPLKTLATYRRANGKIYFGENCIADVTGVLRVGDVINITEYKEPRLAFEPA, encoded by the coding sequence ATGCCTGTTCTAAAAGAAATTCGCATTTATCCCATCAAATCGCTGGGAGGAATCGCGCTGTCGGAAGCCATTGTTGAAGAACGCGGGTTTCGCTATGACCGCCGTTGGATGCTGGTGACCCCGGAAGGTAAATTTCTGACGCAACGGACGATTTTTCCCATGTCGCTCATTGATGTGGCCCTCACCGATTCATCGCTGCGCGTCTGGCACCGGAATGAGCCTGCCAATGCATTGGAAGTGCCCCTCGACCTAATGACAACCGAAATCTTATCGGTGACCGTGTGGGACGATACAATCCTTGCTAATGTCGTGAGTGCCGAAGCCGACCAGTGGTTTAGCCACGTGCTGGGGTTCCCCTGTCGGTTAGTGCGGATGCCGGAGACAACACATCGGACTGCCGATCAAGACTATGCCCAGCCGGGCGATGTAGTCAGTTTTGCCGATGGATATCCGTATCTGATGATCGGTGCTTCATCGCTCGAAGAATTGAACCGCCGCATTCCGGAAGAATTAAGCATGACCCGCTTCCGACCCAACCTGATTATTGAAGGCAGCCAACCACACGAAGAAGATACCTGGAGCCGGTTTTCGATTGGTGATATTGCGTTTCGGGGCGTAAAACCCTGCGCCCGGTGCGTGCTAACCACCATTGATCCGGCAACGGGCGAAAAAGGAAAAGAGCCGCTAAAGACGCTGGCAACCTATCGACGGGCCAACGGGAAAATATATTTTGGGGAAAATTGCATTGCGGATGTAACGGGTGTTCTGCGCGTTGGCGATGTCATCAACATTACCGAATACAAAGAGCCACGACTCGCTTTTGAACCGGCTTAA